The Rhodocytophaga rosea genome has a segment encoding these proteins:
- a CDS encoding sodium-dependent transporter, producing the protein MSDTTTTTSTSTNTESWGSRVGLILAMAGNAVGLGNFLRFPVQAVQNGGGAFIIPYLVCFLLMGIPLLWIEWAMGRFGGKFGNHSTPFILDTMDKRKFWKYIGVFGIFTNIAVAAYYCYLESWTMSYVYHSLVGTFRGMDQNQVAAFFVNYVDITTTTTGLPFEAIIFFIFCVILNTFILSRGLSGGVEIASKIGMPLLIIFGMFLAYKGITLQSGKEGAVYGGSVGLNFLWTPQFDSLWNPKVWLAAAGQIFFTLSVGMGTIQCYASYVSRKEDIALNAMSAGWMNEFVEVVLGSAILIPISVGYLGIDKVVELTSSGGLGLGFRTMPYLFQQWGVFLGAFAGVAFFGLLFFAGITSSLAMGTPWMGFLQDEFKWSREKAAFSFGVIVLILGTPTVLFFNEGVFDEYDYWAGTVSLVVFALAETILFAWIFGMKKGWKEITDGADIKVPDFYKFVIKWVTPFLLLFVFIGSLIGPAGGDWGAAFSSLGSGNGWLLDNGSIIAQIMNKGLKEQIAAATDPAVIATLERKITYINGAKLLLLAVFAAAAYLVYLAYKKRIREGRFS; encoded by the coding sequence ATGAGCGATACAACAACTACTACAAGCACTTCTACCAATACGGAATCATGGGGTTCCAGGGTCGGACTCATTCTGGCCATGGCAGGCAACGCTGTAGGACTTGGAAACTTTCTGCGGTTTCCGGTGCAGGCCGTACAAAATGGGGGAGGAGCTTTTATTATACCCTATCTGGTTTGTTTCTTACTCATGGGTATTCCCTTGTTGTGGATCGAATGGGCCATGGGCAGGTTTGGGGGTAAGTTTGGCAATCACTCTACTCCTTTCATCCTGGATACTATGGACAAACGCAAGTTCTGGAAATATATCGGGGTGTTTGGCATCTTTACTAATATAGCCGTAGCGGCTTACTATTGTTACCTGGAAAGCTGGACGATGTCGTATGTATATCATTCACTGGTTGGTACTTTCCGGGGAATGGACCAGAATCAGGTGGCTGCCTTTTTTGTAAACTATGTGGATATAACGACTACTACAACAGGACTTCCTTTTGAAGCGATTATATTTTTTATATTTTGCGTAATACTAAATACATTCATCTTAAGCCGGGGCTTAAGTGGTGGTGTAGAAATAGCCTCTAAAATTGGTATGCCTTTGCTGATTATATTCGGTATGTTTCTCGCCTACAAAGGAATTACTCTTCAATCTGGTAAAGAAGGAGCCGTATACGGCGGTTCAGTAGGGTTGAATTTTCTCTGGACTCCCCAATTTGATAGCTTATGGAACCCTAAAGTATGGCTGGCAGCTGCCGGACAAATTTTCTTTACCCTGTCTGTTGGGATGGGTACGATCCAGTGTTATGCTTCGTATGTAAGCCGGAAAGAAGATATTGCCTTAAATGCCATGTCGGCCGGCTGGATGAATGAATTTGTAGAAGTAGTATTGGGAAGTGCGATTCTGATTCCGATCTCTGTAGGGTATCTGGGCATTGATAAAGTAGTAGAATTGACATCCAGCGGTGGTTTAGGATTAGGTTTTCGCACGATGCCTTACCTGTTTCAGCAATGGGGCGTATTTCTGGGGGCTTTCGCAGGTGTAGCCTTCTTTGGACTGCTATTCTTCGCAGGCATTACTTCTTCTTTGGCCATGGGTACTCCCTGGATGGGCTTTTTACAGGATGAATTTAAATGGTCGCGTGAAAAAGCGGCTTTTTCATTTGGTGTGATCGTACTTATTCTGGGCACACCCACCGTATTATTTTTTAATGAAGGCGTATTTGATGAATATGATTATTGGGCTGGTACCGTTTCGCTGGTAGTATTTGCCCTTGCAGAAACTATATTGTTTGCCTGGATATTTGGCATGAAGAAAGGCTGGAAGGAGATTACAGATGGGGCAGATATCAAGGTACCTGACTTTTATAAATTTGTAATTAAATGGGTGACTCCGTTTTTGCTTTTATTTGTATTCATAGGTTCCTTAATTGGTCCGGCTGGTGGTGATTGGGGAGCAGCTTTTAGTAGCCTGGGCAGTGGTAATGGATGGTTGCTGGATAATGGTTCTATTATAGCCCAGATTATGAATAAGGGTCTGAAAGAACAGATTGCAGCGGCTACTGATCCGGCTGTAATTGCTACCCTAGAACGTAAAATTACGTATATCAACGGGGCAAAACTCTTATTACTGGCTGTGTTTGCTGCAGCAGCATATTTAGTTTATTTAGCGTACAAAAAAAGAATCCGCGAAGGGAGGTTTTCATGA
- a CDS encoding SDR family oxidoreductase — protein MKKILITGSNGLLGQKLVSLLTTTADFDIIATARGANRLPQTGNYTYHSLDITDRNQVQELIGKVKPDYIIHTAAMTNVDQCESEKEACWQLNVNAVEYLAEASKKNGNYLLHLSTDFIFDGQNGPYDETAEASPLSFYGESKLAAEQVLLNSSISWAIARTVLVYGIAHDMSRSNIILWVKKSLESQKAIQVVDDQWRTPTLAEDLAMGCYLLVKHEAEGIYNISGKDMLTPYQMALQTADYFNLDKSFINRADSSTFTQPAKRPARTGFIIDKARERVGYNPHSFEEGIDVLARQIQKGASL, from the coding sequence ATGAAGAAAATATTGATTACCGGCTCTAATGGATTGCTGGGACAAAAATTAGTTTCTCTGCTCACCACAACAGCAGATTTTGATATTATTGCCACAGCCAGGGGAGCCAACCGGCTGCCTCAAACAGGAAATTATACCTATCATTCACTGGACATTACCGACCGCAATCAAGTACAAGAATTAATAGGCAAAGTGAAACCAGATTACATTATTCATACAGCCGCTATGACCAATGTAGACCAGTGTGAATCTGAAAAAGAAGCTTGCTGGCAGCTTAATGTGAATGCTGTGGAATACCTGGCAGAAGCCAGTAAAAAAAATGGCAATTACCTGCTTCATTTGTCTACTGACTTTATTTTCGATGGCCAGAATGGCCCTTATGACGAAACAGCAGAAGCCAGCCCCTTGAGTTTTTATGGAGAAAGTAAACTGGCTGCTGAGCAGGTGCTATTGAACAGCAGTATATCTTGGGCTATTGCCCGCACAGTTCTGGTGTATGGCATTGCCCATGACATGAGCCGCAGTAATATTATCTTGTGGGTAAAAAAGTCTCTGGAAAGTCAGAAAGCTATACAAGTAGTAGACGATCAGTGGCGCACCCCTACCTTGGCCGAAGATCTGGCCATGGGCTGTTATTTACTTGTAAAGCATGAGGCAGAAGGCATATATAATATTTCAGGTAAAGATATGCTCACCCCTTACCAGATGGCTTTGCAAACAGCAGACTACTTTAATTTAGATAAATCTTTTATCAACCGGGCAGATTCCAGTACATTCACGCAACCTGCCAAACGTCCGGCCAGAACTGGATTTATCATTGACAAAGCACGGGAAAGAGTTGGTTATAATCCCCATTCATTTGAAGAGGGAATTGATGTACTTGCCCGGCAAATTCAAAAAGGGGCTTCATTATAA
- a CDS encoding peptidylprolyl isomerase — MKKLLILIFILAFTQLSFAQKKSKKDYLVTLSTEYGNMYLVLFDETPKHKANFIKLAEDGFYNGTLFHRIIDGFMIQGGDPNSKTAKPGDPLGNGDVGYTIPAEFNEKLFHKKGVIAAARDNNPQKASSGCQFYIAQGKVYKEEDFEAVERRIGRVVPENYKQVYKTIGGIPHLDQNYTVYGQVIKGLEIIDTIAKQPRNEGDRPNKDIPMQVSVKKMRKKKITKEFGYTF, encoded by the coding sequence ATGAAGAAACTTCTGATTCTTATATTCATCCTCGCTTTCACCCAGCTTTCCTTTGCTCAAAAAAAATCCAAAAAGGATTATCTGGTCACCTTATCTACAGAATATGGGAACATGTACCTGGTGCTATTTGATGAAACGCCGAAACACAAAGCCAATTTTATCAAACTTGCTGAAGATGGCTTTTACAACGGAACCCTTTTTCACCGCATTATTGATGGCTTTATGATTCAGGGAGGAGATCCTAATTCCAAAACAGCCAAGCCAGGAGATCCTTTGGGCAATGGAGATGTAGGATACACGATTCCAGCAGAATTCAATGAGAAATTGTTTCATAAAAAGGGCGTGATTGCTGCCGCCCGGGATAATAATCCGCAAAAAGCTTCCAGCGGCTGTCAGTTCTATATAGCGCAGGGTAAAGTGTACAAGGAAGAAGATTTTGAAGCGGTAGAGCGGCGTATCGGCCGGGTAGTACCCGAAAATTACAAGCAAGTATATAAAACCATCGGAGGTATTCCGCATTTAGACCAGAATTATACCGTGTATGGCCAGGTAATTAAAGGGCTGGAAATAATAGACACCATTGCCAAACAACCGCGTAATGAAGGAGACCGACCTAATAAAGATATTCCTATGCAGGTGAGTGTAAAAAAGATGCGGAAGAAAAAAATCACAAAAGAATTTGGATATACATTTTAA
- the hemC gene encoding hydroxymethylbilane synthase yields the protein MSTPTVRIGTRGSALALWQAYHIASLITAGGLQPEIIIIETKGDKILDKSLSKIGSKGVFTAELEEGLRDKSIDIAVHSAKDLQSELPEDLEIIAFTERETTNDVLVSFNKQVSLADGNPWIIGTSSTRRIAMLKHFFPHIKTVDMRGNLQTRLRKLQEKQCDAIILAYAGVHRMNYDEHIVAHLSLDQFTPAVGQGSVAVESARHLDIYKRQIIRESCNHPSTEACLLAERAYLSKLQGGCSIPVFALATLSNHILSIRGGIISLDGKQLIQKSFQRTSQEAALLGNQLAEEVLRAGGDKILHDIKSTLKEIRLG from the coding sequence TTGAGTACACCTACCGTACGCATTGGAACACGCGGCAGCGCCCTTGCTCTCTGGCAGGCATATCATATTGCCAGCCTCATTACAGCCGGTGGCTTACAACCAGAGATCATCATCATTGAAACCAAAGGCGACAAAATCCTGGATAAATCCCTGTCTAAGATCGGAAGCAAAGGCGTATTTACTGCCGAACTCGAAGAAGGATTACGGGACAAAAGTATAGATATTGCCGTACACAGTGCCAAAGATCTGCAATCTGAACTGCCCGAAGACCTTGAAATTATCGCTTTCACCGAAAGGGAAACGACAAATGATGTGCTGGTCAGTTTTAATAAACAAGTATCTCTGGCAGACGGAAATCCCTGGATCATCGGTACTTCCTCCACCCGAAGAATTGCCATGCTCAAGCACTTTTTCCCTCACATTAAAACGGTTGACATGCGGGGGAATCTGCAAACCCGGTTGAGAAAATTACAGGAAAAACAATGTGATGCCATTATACTGGCTTATGCTGGCGTACACCGCATGAATTACGATGAACATATTGTAGCTCATCTGTCTTTAGACCAGTTTACCCCGGCTGTTGGGCAAGGAAGTGTAGCCGTAGAATCTGCCAGACATTTAGATATTTATAAACGGCAAATTATCCGGGAAAGCTGTAATCATCCCAGTACAGAAGCCTGCTTGCTGGCAGAACGTGCCTATCTGAGTAAGTTGCAAGGAGGTTGTAGTATTCCAGTTTTTGCACTGGCTACTTTAAGTAATCATATTCTGAGTATACGAGGGGGTATCATCAGCCTGGATGGCAAACAATTGATCCAGAAAAGTTTTCAACGTACCTCACAGGAAGCTGCTTTATTAGGCAATCAGCTGGCAGAAGAAGTATTACGGGCTGGCGGCGATAAAATTCTGCATGATATTAAAAGTACACTCAAAGAAATCCGTCTGGGTTGA
- a CDS encoding SDR family oxidoreductase, translating to MAKIAVIGATGMLGQPVTHELLKAGFEVTVLARNPGNAKTIFGPDIYIVSGDVQHKNSLKSLLAGQDFLYINLSVKQSSGQKHYQPERDGLQVILQEAKRAGIKRIGYLSSLVQRYQGMNGFNWWVFDIKWRAIQAIKEGGIAYSIFYPSTFMESFDKGAYRQGDMIALAGDSKYPMYLISGSDYGKQVVQAFMHNKGNQEYVVQGKEAFTADEAARLFAQHYKKSKIRIAKMPLGILKLLGRFSTKFSYGAHIVEALNQYPEKFESEKTWQELGEPQATFLDYIRASQ from the coding sequence ATGGCAAAAATCGCAGTTATTGGTGCTACTGGCATGTTAGGACAACCAGTTACCCATGAACTACTCAAGGCAGGATTTGAGGTAACAGTGCTGGCAAGAAATCCCGGTAATGCCAAAACAATATTTGGCCCAGATATCTACATTGTTTCCGGGGATGTTCAACATAAAAATAGTTTAAAATCTTTACTTGCTGGCCAAGATTTTCTCTACATCAATCTTTCTGTAAAACAAAGTAGTGGCCAGAAACACTATCAGCCGGAACGTGATGGATTACAGGTTATTTTGCAGGAAGCTAAACGGGCAGGTATCAAACGAATTGGATATTTGTCTTCATTGGTACAGCGTTACCAGGGGATGAATGGATTTAACTGGTGGGTATTTGATATTAAATGGCGAGCGATACAAGCCATTAAAGAAGGCGGTATTGCATATTCTATTTTCTATCCATCAACCTTTATGGAAAGCTTCGATAAAGGCGCTTACCGGCAAGGAGACATGATTGCCCTGGCTGGCGATTCAAAGTATCCCATGTATTTGATTTCAGGTAGTGATTATGGCAAACAGGTAGTTCAGGCTTTTATGCATAACAAAGGTAATCAGGAATATGTTGTACAGGGAAAAGAAGCTTTTACAGCGGATGAGGCAGCCAGACTATTCGCTCAGCATTATAAGAAATCGAAAATAAGGATTGCAAAAATGCCATTGGGAATATTAAAATTGCTGGGGCGATTTTCTACTAAATTCAGTTACGGAGCTCATATTGTTGAAGCGCTCAATCAATATCCCGAAAAGTTTGAATCAGAGAAAACCTGGCAGGAACTGGGCGAGCCGCAAGCTACTTTTCTTGACTATATCCGGGCAAGCCAATAG
- a CDS encoding YciE/YciF ferroxidase family protein has translation MKLETLKKLYLTQLRDIYDSENQILEALPEMASAATHPQLRKAFEKRQVETEKQVQRLEKIFEALGESPEGETCEATQGLIKEGQEVIEASGDADVIDAGLIGAAQKVEHYEIANYGTVATYAKMLGETKALKLLIATLEEEKKTDKTLTALAKSLINKDAYQSYQAYDETSQSYSQNDDNNYSQSSGNTGAVIGSVLLGAAAGVAAGILLAPSAGSEARNKISELANSWVNQFGGNLGGLFGKQSGSSDRNVPETYRPASNGYISQNDELDADNSGFPANR, from the coding sequence ATGAAATTAGAAACTCTTAAAAAACTGTATCTCACCCAGCTGAGAGACATTTACGATTCTGAAAATCAGATTCTGGAAGCTTTACCCGAAATGGCTTCTGCTGCCACACATCCTCAATTGAGAAAAGCATTTGAAAAACGCCAGGTGGAAACAGAAAAACAAGTACAGCGGCTGGAAAAAATTTTCGAAGCCCTGGGGGAAAGTCCTGAAGGAGAAACCTGTGAGGCTACGCAAGGATTGATCAAAGAGGGACAGGAAGTGATCGAGGCCAGTGGTGATGCCGATGTAATTGATGCTGGTTTGATTGGCGCTGCTCAGAAAGTGGAGCATTATGAAATTGCCAACTATGGAACGGTAGCCACTTATGCTAAAATGCTTGGTGAAACCAAAGCTTTAAAATTATTGATAGCTACCCTGGAAGAAGAAAAGAAAACTGATAAAACATTAACTGCCCTGGCAAAAAGTCTGATCAATAAAGATGCGTATCAATCGTATCAGGCATATGATGAAACCTCTCAAAGCTATAGCCAGAATGATGACAACAATTACAGCCAAAGCAGCGGTAATACCGGAGCCGTAATCGGATCGGTATTATTAGGTGCTGCCGCTGGGGTTGCAGCCGGTATATTGCTGGCTCCATCGGCCGGTTCAGAAGCCCGTAACAAAATAAGTGAACTTGCCAATTCCTGGGTAAACCAGTTTGGCGGTAATTTGGGTGGCCTATTTGGCAAACAATCCGGAAGCAGTGATAGAAATGTTCCTGAAACATACCGCCCTGCCTCCAATGGTTATATCAGTCAGAATGATGAACTGGATGCCGATAATTCCGGATTTCCGGCTAACCGCTAA
- a CDS encoding DUF3667 domain-containing protein, producing the protein MIPGISLDSTATIPNPSQSACENCSTPVTGPYCANCGQEHQPAKVHFRDFVVEYVKSFINIDSKSFKSLRLLLFKPGVLDAEYIQGKRASFIKPAELYLFMSVVFFFVVAHVDPLTLENSADLIDKTNLDTIYASKKISVNELSTSFESKVQDKLPTFLIAVVPVLALFLGWLYNRKKYFFVHHLTFSYHFFTFLFLILLPGLFSEDMAAIGLFALFGYLLIALKKAYQQNLFITTVKASILWMTVILLLYAYMYIAVNYSIIEIKNELGI; encoded by the coding sequence ATGATACCTGGTATTTCCCTCGATTCAACGGCTACTATACCTAATCCATCTCAGTCTGCCTGCGAAAACTGTAGTACACCTGTTACCGGCCCTTACTGTGCCAATTGTGGACAGGAACATCAGCCAGCTAAGGTGCATTTCAGAGATTTTGTAGTTGAGTATGTGAAGTCGTTTATTAATATAGATTCTAAATCCTTCAAGAGTCTGCGCTTGCTCTTATTCAAACCAGGTGTGCTGGATGCGGAATATATTCAGGGTAAGAGGGCAAGTTTTATTAAGCCTGCCGAACTCTATCTGTTTATGAGTGTGGTCTTTTTCTTTGTTGTGGCACATGTAGATCCGCTTACGCTTGAAAACTCCGCTGACCTGATTGATAAAACAAACCTGGATACCATTTATGCATCTAAAAAAATATCAGTAAATGAGCTTTCAACTTCGTTCGAAAGTAAGGTACAGGATAAACTGCCTACCTTTCTGATTGCGGTGGTGCCTGTACTGGCTTTATTTCTGGGGTGGCTATATAACCGGAAAAAATACTTTTTTGTACATCATCTTACGTTTTCTTACCATTTCTTCACTTTTCTGTTTCTCATATTATTACCCGGCCTTTTTAGTGAAGATATGGCAGCCATCGGATTGTTTGCCTTATTTGGTTATCTGCTGATCGCCCTTAAAAAAGCCTATCAGCAAAATTTGTTCATCACTACCGTAAAGGCATCTATACTATGGATGACAGTTATTCTGCTGCTGTACGCCTATATGTACATTGCTGTAAATTATTCTATCATAGAAATCAAGAATGAGTTGGGCATATAA
- the menB gene encoding 1,4-dihydroxy-2-naphthoyl-CoA synthase, with product MQSNLPWETIKEYKEILFQYYEGIGKISINRPKVHNAFTPLTIKEMQEAMDHCRYDDRIGVVIITGEGGQAFCSGGDQSVRGHGGYVGSDNVPRLNVLDLQKQIRSIPKPVIAMVAGWAIGGGHVLHVVCDLTIAAENARFGQTGPKVGSFDGGFGASYLARIVGQKKAREIWFLCDQYNAQEALDMGLVNKVVTLDKLEETTVEWCRKILEKSPIALRMLKASFNAELDGQAGIQELAGNATLLYYLSDEAKEGKNAFMEKRKPDFSKFPKFP from the coding sequence ATGCAATCAAACCTTCCCTGGGAAACCATTAAAGAATATAAAGAGATATTATTTCAGTATTATGAAGGTATAGGCAAAATCAGCATAAACCGCCCCAAAGTGCACAATGCTTTTACGCCACTTACCATCAAAGAAATGCAGGAAGCCATGGACCACTGCCGGTACGATGACAGAATAGGTGTTGTGATTATCACTGGTGAAGGCGGACAGGCGTTTTGCAGCGGAGGCGACCAGAGTGTTCGCGGACATGGCGGCTACGTAGGTTCCGACAATGTGCCCCGGCTGAATGTGCTTGACCTTCAAAAACAAATCCGCTCGATTCCCAAACCAGTGATTGCCATGGTGGCCGGATGGGCGATTGGTGGTGGCCATGTGCTGCATGTGGTGTGCGACCTTACGATTGCTGCCGAGAATGCCAGGTTCGGGCAAACTGGTCCGAAAGTAGGCAGTTTTGATGGTGGCTTCGGCGCTTCTTATCTTGCCCGTATTGTTGGCCAGAAAAAGGCCCGTGAGATCTGGTTTTTGTGCGACCAGTACAATGCCCAGGAAGCCCTGGATATGGGATTAGTAAATAAAGTAGTAACACTCGATAAGCTCGAAGAAACAACCGTAGAATGGTGCCGGAAAATTCTGGAAAAAAGCCCGATTGCCTTACGGATGCTGAAAGCTTCTTTCAATGCCGAACTCGATGGGCAAGCCGGTATTCAGGAACTGGCCGGAAACGCTACTTTGCTATATTATCTTTCTGATGAAGCCAAAGAAGGGAAAAATGCTTTTATGGAAAAACGCAAACCGGATTTCTCCAAATTTCCTAAGTTCCCTTAA
- the menD gene encoding 2-succinyl-5-enolpyruvyl-6-hydroxy-3-cyclohexene-1-carboxylic-acid synthase: MAIAQPIVNIAEICSRKGVNQFILSPGSRSAPLTLALVRHPQIQTRIVSDERSAAFIALGMAQQSRQTIGLVCTSGTAVLNYAPAVTEAFYQHIPLLILTADRPAEWIEQLDGQTIRQREVYGKHIKASYELPVDYSHADAVWYTERILNEAINLTQEYPPGPVHINVPLREPLYPAAGEEMVFDRQVKIIQPFSQEYILTPQQWLDIREMWEDYENKLILAGQYHYDAELLQVLKQIQSEMEIPVVGDIISNLHTLPETIRHQDIFLMQPDKEILEELRPELLITFGNSVISKNIKLYLRKYKPQVHWHIQPAGYIADPFQTLTHTIPVQPLYFFKTLFEDLDYQNFLSQEEPETASVYHASWQKQNKEAAKKMYSVFRNAPFSEFEAVSEVMDQLPENSLLHLANSMTVRYANFVGLASHQTVEVFANRGTSGIDGCNGTALGAALQTDKLVTLITGDMAFLYDRNSFWHNFLPANLRIVVLNNHGGGIFRLLDGPKGQPEMEEYFETRQRLLAANAAQEYGLTYFFCTTKLDLQKHLQAFFDSTGGAKLLEVETSPEINAEVYAQFKALIRQEQK; encoded by the coding sequence TTGGCTATTGCGCAACCCATTGTAAACATTGCCGAAATTTGCAGCCGTAAAGGGGTAAATCAGTTTATTTTATCTCCTGGGTCCAGAAGCGCACCCCTTACGCTGGCACTGGTCAGGCATCCGCAGATACAAACCAGAATCGTAAGTGATGAACGTTCGGCGGCTTTTATTGCACTGGGTATGGCACAGCAAAGCCGCCAAACCATTGGACTTGTTTGTACCTCAGGAACAGCCGTATTAAATTATGCGCCTGCTGTTACAGAGGCTTTTTATCAGCACATTCCCTTACTCATCCTCACAGCAGACCGGCCTGCAGAATGGATCGAACAATTAGATGGGCAAACCATCCGACAGCGGGAAGTATACGGAAAGCATATAAAAGCCAGTTACGAATTGCCGGTAGATTATTCTCATGCAGATGCAGTCTGGTATACAGAAAGAATTCTAAACGAAGCTATCAACCTCACACAAGAGTATCCTCCAGGACCTGTGCATATCAACGTTCCATTACGGGAACCTTTGTATCCGGCTGCTGGAGAGGAGATGGTATTCGACAGACAGGTAAAAATCATTCAGCCTTTCTCTCAGGAATATATACTCACGCCCCAGCAATGGCTGGATATAAGGGAAATGTGGGAAGATTATGAAAATAAGCTGATTCTGGCAGGGCAATATCATTATGATGCGGAATTGTTACAGGTGTTAAAACAGATACAGTCCGAAATGGAAATACCTGTAGTGGGCGATATTATTTCTAATCTGCATACTTTGCCAGAAACCATCCGGCACCAGGATATTTTTCTGATGCAGCCAGATAAGGAGATACTCGAAGAACTGCGTCCGGAACTGCTTATAACTTTTGGCAACTCCGTTATTTCTAAAAACATTAAATTATATCTGAGAAAATACAAGCCGCAGGTACACTGGCACATTCAACCAGCTGGTTACATTGCTGATCCTTTTCAGACACTGACACATACGATTCCGGTACAGCCGCTGTATTTCTTTAAAACACTCTTTGAAGATTTGGACTATCAGAATTTCCTGAGTCAGGAGGAACCGGAAACGGCTTCGGTATATCATGCCAGTTGGCAGAAACAAAATAAGGAAGCAGCCAAAAAAATGTATAGTGTATTCAGGAACGCTCCTTTCAGTGAGTTTGAAGCGGTAAGTGAAGTCATGGACCAACTTCCGGAAAATAGTTTACTACATTTAGCCAATAGTATGACGGTGCGGTATGCTAATTTTGTTGGGTTAGCTTCTCATCAGACAGTAGAGGTGTTTGCCAACCGGGGAACCAGTGGGATTGATGGATGCAATGGAACTGCCCTAGGTGCAGCGCTGCAAACAGATAAACTGGTAACGCTGATTACAGGCGATATGGCTTTTTTATACGACCGCAACAGTTTCTGGCATAATTTCCTGCCTGCTAACCTTCGGATTGTGGTATTGAATAATCATGGTGGGGGTATTTTCCGTTTACTGGACGGACCCAAAGGCCAACCAGAGATGGAGGAATATTTTGAAACCAGGCAACGCTTACTGGCTGCTAATGCTGCTCAGGAATATGGCCTGACGTATTTCTTTTGTACGACCAAACTCGATTTGCAAAAACATTTGCAAGCTTTTTTTGATTCTACAGGAGGAGCCAAACTATTGGAAGTTGAAACCAGTCCGGAGATAAATGCAGAAGTATATGCACAATTTAAAGCACTGATCCGGCAGGAACAAAAGTAA
- the trpA gene encoding tryptophan synthase subunit alpha: MTNRIVDLFARKNKNILSVYYTAGFPQLKDTIPILETLQEAGADMVELGMPFSDPVADGPTIQQSSEQALHNGMTVKLLFEQLSGIRKKIHIPILLMGYLNPVVQFGVENFCKKCQEHGIDGLILPDMPMQVYLDEYKSLFESHGLLNIFLITPQTSEERIRQIDQVSKGFIYMVSSASVTGSTQGIQATQENYFERIQGMKLKNPTIIGFGINNRASFNKASQYANGAIIGSAFVKILQESKDLQSDIQYFVQDIRKA; this comes from the coding sequence ATGACTAACCGCATTGTTGACCTGTTTGCCAGAAAAAATAAAAACATACTCTCCGTTTACTATACTGCCGGATTTCCTCAACTCAAGGACACTATTCCGATCCTGGAAACCCTGCAGGAAGCTGGTGCCGATATGGTAGAACTCGGTATGCCTTTTTCAGATCCCGTTGCCGATGGACCTACGATTCAGCAAAGCAGTGAACAAGCCCTGCACAATGGCATGACGGTAAAACTGTTATTTGAACAGCTTTCTGGTATCCGCAAGAAAATACATATACCCATTTTACTGATGGGCTACTTGAATCCGGTGGTACAATTCGGGGTGGAAAACTTCTGTAAAAAATGCCAGGAACATGGAATTGACGGCCTTATTTTACCGGATATGCCTATGCAAGTATACCTGGATGAATACAAATCTCTGTTTGAATCTCATGGCCTGCTGAACATCTTTCTAATTACACCTCAAACATCCGAGGAGCGTATCCGGCAAATTGATCAGGTTTCTAAAGGATTTATTTATATGGTTTCGTCGGCCAGTGTTACAGGTTCTACCCAGGGAATTCAGGCTACACAAGAGAATTATTTCGAACGCATTCAAGGTATGAAACTGAAAAATCCTACAATTATAGGATTTGGCATTAATAACCGGGCTTCTTTTAACAAAGCCAGTCAGTATGCCAATGGAGCTATTATCGGAAGTGCTTTTGTTAAAATATTGCAAGAAAGTAAGGACCTTCAAAGTGATATCCAGTATTTTGTACAGGATATCAGAAAGGCATAA